One region of bacterium genomic DNA includes:
- a CDS encoding putative Ig domain-containing protein has translation MSAGSLPGGLSLNSSTGVISGTPTTAGTSTFTVRVQDSSSPVQTDDQALSIIINPATLTITTTSVPSGTVGTAYSQIVSATGGTTPYTWSILSGSLPPGLSLTPGTPNATISGTPTTAGTYNFTVRVTDAASQTDDQPLFITINPAGGIPIKVVAPSSTPADSEFEVEIQVGDAGHPVSNFFGLSFCLNYSPAGNVTEVVSVDTEPGFLGNDQTNHDEANTTTGTIRIGVSRKRPASGVSGSGVVARIRLRASAYAAGQTVTFSLSDVDARDPNGGVISLNPVSDSITITDFVVWPGDTDNNGVVNELDIFPVANYWLSTGAARSDNGFTWGAQRATPWTPAEATYANANGDGQVSEKEVVVIGVHWGRTHGGGSPAPGREILSAEINHARNLEAYRAMYRLLEDSPKSEAVTRMKDLLASLIDLGLRGQITGRTGLAQNYPNPVNPETFIPFTLDSKSEVKILIYDLAGQLVRTLDMGERESGAYFTQKEAAYWDGKDEAGREVASGVYFCQLQAGDKIFTKRMIVVK, from the coding sequence ATCAGCGCCGGCTCTCTTCCGGGTGGTCTATCTTTAAATAGCTCAACAGGCGTTATTTCGGGCACACCTACCACCGCCGGCACCTCGACCTTCACGGTGCGGGTCCAGGACTCAAGCTCGCCAGTCCAGACAGATGATCAAGCCCTCTCCATCATCATCAATCCGGCTACCTTGACTATTACCACCACCAGCGTGCCTTCAGGGACAGTGGGGACAGCTTATTCTCAGATAGTCTCAGCCACTGGAGGGACGACACCCTACACCTGGTCAATTCTCTCCGGCAGTTTACCTCCAGGTCTGAGTTTGACTCCAGGGACTCCGAATGCTACCATTTCTGGCACCCCGACTACTGCCGGGACCTATAATTTCACTGTCCGAGTGACTGATGCCGCTTCCCAGACAGACGATCAACCCCTCTTTATTACCATTAATCCGGCCGGTGGCATTCCCATTAAGGTTGTTGCTCCTTCTTCTACTCCGGCTGATTCTGAATTCGAGGTTGAAATTCAGGTAGGGGACGCTGGCCATCCGGTCTCTAACTTCTTTGGGCTCTCCTTTTGCCTTAATTATAGTCCGGCTGGGAATGTAACCGAGGTTGTATCTGTAGACACGGAACCAGGATTCCTGGGGAACGATCAGACCAACCATGATGAAGCAAATACTACAACAGGCACGATAAGAATAGGGGTGAGTCGAAAGAGACCGGCCTCCGGAGTGAGTGGCTCCGGCGTGGTGGCCAGAATAAGGCTGAGGGCCTCGGCTTATGCGGCCGGACAGACAGTCACTTTCAGTCTGAGCGATGTAGATGCCCGAGACCCAAATGGGGGGGTGATTTCACTTAACCCTGTTTCCGATTCAATTACGATAACTGATTTTGTGGTCTGGCCCGGGGATACGGACAATAATGGGGTGGTTAATGAGTTAGACATCTTTCCGGTGGCTAACTACTGGCTCTCTACCGGGGCAGCCAGAAGTGATAATGGTTTCACCTGGGGGGCTCAAAGAGCTACTCCCTGGACCCCGGCGGAGGCAACTTATGCTAATGCCAATGGCGATGGCCAAGTAAGTGAAAAAGAGGTAGTAGTGATTGGTGTCCACTGGGGACGGACCCATGGGGGCGGCAGTCCAGCCCCGGGCAGAGAGATCTTATCCGCCGAGATAAACCATGCCAGAAATCTGGAGGCCTATCGGGCCATGTATCGCTTACTGGAAGATAGTCCGAAGTCAGAGGCGGTAACCAGGATGAAAGACCTTTTGGCTTCCTTGATTGACCTGGGCTTGAGGGGGCAGATCACGGGGAGAACCGGTCTGGCCCAGAACTACCCCAATCCGGTCAATCCTGAGACCTTTATTCCCTTCACCCTGGATTCAAAAAGTGAAGTAAAGATTCTGATCTATGATTTAGCGGGGCAATTGGTAAGGACTCTGGATATGGGCGAGAGAGAGTCAGGAGCTTACTTCACCCAGAAGGAGGCGGCCTATTGGGATGGAAAAGATGAGGCTGGCCGGGAGGTAGCCAGTGGGGTGTATTTCTGCCAGCTTCAGGCCGGGGATAAGATCTTTACTAAAAGGATGATTGTAGTTAAATAA